One region of Arthrobacter sp. StoSoilB22 genomic DNA includes:
- a CDS encoding MarR family transcriptional regulator, with amino-acid sequence MPDMERWPTTRLLSTAARLVEISWNEKLKSIGLTHAGVIAMQVLAAKGAITQAALAEVARVKAQTMGTTLARLELHGHVTRQRSDSDRRSHVVTLTDAGIAALAEAVKLEQDVLSPVAVDTVRLREELRLVVRGLAGLPAPEQEAHTENTDLPQA; translated from the coding sequence ATGCCAGATATGGAGAGATGGCCCACCACCCGTTTGCTTTCGACAGCCGCGCGCCTGGTGGAAATCTCGTGGAACGAAAAATTGAAGTCCATCGGTCTTACCCACGCCGGTGTCATTGCCATGCAGGTGTTGGCTGCCAAGGGTGCCATCACGCAGGCGGCTCTGGCCGAAGTTGCGCGGGTCAAGGCCCAAACAATGGGTACCACCCTCGCGAGGCTGGAGCTGCACGGGCATGTCACCCGACAACGCAGTGACTCCGACCGCCGAAGTCACGTGGTGACTCTTACTGACGCCGGCATTGCAGCTCTTGCAGAGGCAGTAAAGCTTGAGCAGGATGTTCTGTCCCCCGTTGCCGTGGACACCGTCCGGCTGCGGGAGGAACTTCGGTTGGTCGTCCGGGGCCTGGCGGGGTTGCCCGCGCCGGAGCAGGAAGCCCACACGGAAAACACCGACTTGCCGCAGGCCTGA
- the bcp gene encoding thioredoxin-dependent thiol peroxidase yields the protein MAERLIPGDAAPDFTLQDETGKSVSLSDLRGRKTILYFYPAASTPGCTKEARDFRDSLGSLQAAGYEVVGVSPDPVKALAKFSEEEQLTFRLLSDEDHTVAEAYGAWGEKKNYGRSYMGLIRSTFAVDPDGKVSLAQYNVRATGHVAKLRRDLKLDK from the coding sequence TTGGCTGAACGACTTATCCCGGGAGATGCCGCCCCGGACTTCACACTTCAGGATGAGACCGGCAAAAGCGTGAGCTTGTCGGACCTCCGCGGACGAAAAACCATCCTCTACTTCTACCCGGCCGCTTCCACTCCCGGGTGCACCAAGGAAGCACGCGATTTCCGCGACTCCCTGGGGTCACTGCAGGCTGCAGGATACGAAGTGGTGGGTGTCTCCCCCGACCCCGTCAAGGCACTTGCCAAGTTCTCCGAAGAAGAACAACTGACCTTTCGGCTGCTATCGGACGAGGATCACACCGTCGCCGAGGCATATGGGGCCTGGGGTGAGAAAAAGAACTACGGCCGCAGCTACATGGGATTGATCCGATCCACCTTTGCGGTTGATCCCGATGGAAAGGTTTCCCTGGCCCAGTACAACGTGCGCGCCACCGGGCACGTAGCCAAGCTCCGGCGGGATCTCAAGCTGGACAAGTAA
- a CDS encoding ABC transporter substrate-binding protein, with protein sequence MRRLGMQFGAAVLALGLAGCTGTPGPSPSSSTGSSPAVEPTATFNFGTASMPLGLDPAMTADSESYRVTRQVLEGLVGVDGETGQTTPLLATEWKDSNNGLSYDFTLRSGVTFHDGTTLDATAVCANFNRWFTFPEELRNQAPGISFQSVFKAYSDQPVFSIFKDCKVVSATDVQINLTRPFTGFLQALTLPAFAISSPAALQAKTANVLDQVRNGQAMSTYAGHPVGTGPYAFTAWDEKKLTLSSYKGYWGNKGQIATINFIPYDRAESRQQALLDGKIDAYDLVTSGTFDQLVKKGVQIIQRDPFSVMYLGINQAVAPLEKPEVRQAIEMAIDKEALIRKFFIDNTAQASQFVPPKLSGFNNNAPSLGYNPEKAKELLKKAGYKGEELKFYYPLNATRAYMPTPEKIYAELSRQLVAVGFNIKPVPIDWEDGYLQSVQSAGDRGLHLLGWNGSYADADNFLGPLFGETRAEFGYADSEVFHKIERARAMPEGDERNAQYQAINAEIAASVPAVPIAFPISALALSNKVESYPASPVLNEVFTNVRLKP encoded by the coding sequence ATGCGGCGCCTGGGCATGCAGTTCGGAGCTGCCGTACTGGCTTTGGGACTGGCAGGGTGCACCGGAACCCCGGGCCCGTCGCCGTCGTCATCCACCGGCAGCTCCCCCGCGGTTGAACCGACAGCAACCTTCAATTTCGGCACGGCGTCCATGCCCTTGGGCCTGGATCCCGCCATGACCGCCGATTCCGAGTCCTACCGTGTCACCCGCCAAGTCCTCGAAGGACTTGTGGGGGTGGATGGCGAAACAGGTCAAACCACGCCCCTCCTCGCCACCGAGTGGAAAGACAGCAACAACGGGCTCAGTTACGACTTCACGCTCCGGTCCGGTGTGACCTTCCACGACGGCACTACCCTGGATGCAACCGCCGTATGCGCCAACTTCAACCGCTGGTTCACGTTTCCCGAGGAGCTCAGGAATCAGGCGCCGGGCATCTCCTTTCAGAGCGTTTTCAAGGCGTACTCGGATCAGCCGGTATTCTCCATTTTCAAAGACTGCAAGGTGGTTTCGGCCACCGACGTCCAGATCAATCTGACGCGGCCCTTCACTGGATTCCTTCAGGCGTTGACCTTGCCAGCCTTCGCAATATCTTCCCCGGCTGCTTTGCAGGCAAAGACAGCCAATGTCCTTGACCAAGTACGCAACGGCCAAGCCATGTCCACCTACGCCGGCCATCCCGTGGGCACAGGCCCCTATGCATTCACCGCGTGGGATGAGAAAAAGCTCACGTTGTCCAGCTACAAGGGCTACTGGGGAAACAAGGGACAGATCGCAACCATCAACTTCATCCCCTACGATCGCGCGGAATCACGCCAGCAGGCCCTTCTGGATGGCAAGATCGACGCCTACGACCTTGTGACCTCAGGGACTTTTGACCAACTGGTCAAAAAGGGTGTCCAGATCATCCAGCGCGACCCTTTCTCGGTGATGTACCTGGGGATCAACCAAGCTGTTGCACCGCTGGAAAAGCCCGAAGTGCGCCAAGCAATCGAGATGGCGATCGACAAGGAAGCGTTGATCCGGAAGTTCTTCATCGACAACACGGCGCAGGCATCACAATTCGTGCCACCCAAGCTCAGCGGCTTCAACAACAATGCCCCCTCCCTGGGGTACAACCCAGAGAAGGCCAAGGAGCTCTTGAAGAAAGCCGGCTATAAGGGTGAGGAGCTGAAGTTCTACTACCCCCTCAACGCCACAAGGGCATACATGCCCACCCCGGAAAAGATTTACGCCGAGCTCAGCCGCCAACTCGTCGCCGTCGGCTTCAACATCAAACCGGTTCCCATCGACTGGGAAGATGGCTACCTCCAAAGCGTCCAGTCGGCCGGCGACCGGGGCCTTCACCTCCTGGGCTGGAACGGTTCGTACGCGGACGCAGACAACTTCCTCGGACCCCTTTTTGGCGAAACCCGCGCCGAGTTCGGATACGCCGACTCGGAAGTCTTCCACAAGATAGAACGCGCACGGGCAATGCCCGAAGGCGATGAACGCAACGCCCAGTACCAGGCCATCAATGCTGAGATCGCGGCGTCGGTACCGGCTGTGCCCATAGCCTTCCCCATCTCGGCGCTGGCTCTGTCCAACAAGGTTGAAAGCTACCCAGCTTCCCCCGTCCTCAACGAAGTTTTCACAAACGTCCGCCTAAAGCCTTGA
- a CDS encoding malate:quinone oxidoreductase, translating to MTFISKTQHADVVLIGGGIMSATLGAFIKQLEPTWTISMFERLDEAGLESSGPWNNAGTGHAALCELNYSPAAKDGSVDPSKALHINEQFQLSRQFWSHLVDSKVIGSPKGFINTVPHMSFVIGDNHANFLKTRYEALKPNTLFRSMEYTEDQDQIAKWAPLIVKGRDRKQRVAATRAAEGTDVDFGALTRELTGYLQSSGAEVNYGHDVTNIHRAAGGGWDLSIKHPKSGEHGRIHAKFVFVGAGGGALHLLQASGIPESKGYGGFPVSGQFFRCTDDAVTSQHSAKVYGQASVGAPPMSVPHLDTRYVDGKRSLLFGPYAGFSTNFLKTSSYLDLPLSIRPGNIIPMLAVAKDNMDLTAYLIKEVAKRHEAKVEALREYYPEASGGNWELITAGQRVQIIKKHPQKGGVLQFGTEVIASRDGSIGALLGASPGASTAVPIMIELLQKSFPKNFKGWQSKLKDMMPGYGVKLNENADLAAELEASTARSLQLEVANAIQS from the coding sequence GTGACCTTCATTTCCAAGACTCAACATGCCGACGTCGTCCTTATTGGCGGCGGAATCATGAGTGCCACCCTTGGTGCGTTCATCAAGCAACTTGAACCCACCTGGACCATCTCCATGTTCGAAAGACTCGACGAAGCAGGGCTTGAGAGTTCCGGACCCTGGAACAATGCCGGCACCGGCCATGCCGCGCTGTGTGAGCTGAACTACTCCCCCGCAGCAAAAGACGGTTCCGTAGACCCGTCCAAGGCCCTGCACATTAACGAACAGTTCCAGCTGTCCCGCCAGTTCTGGTCCCATCTTGTGGACAGCAAAGTGATCGGGTCTCCCAAAGGCTTCATCAACACAGTTCCGCACATGAGCTTCGTCATCGGCGATAATCACGCGAATTTCCTCAAAACGCGGTACGAGGCCCTGAAGCCCAACACGCTGTTCCGCAGCATGGAGTACACCGAGGACCAGGACCAGATCGCCAAATGGGCACCGTTGATCGTCAAGGGCCGCGACCGCAAGCAGCGCGTGGCCGCAACCCGCGCAGCTGAAGGCACCGACGTCGACTTCGGCGCCTTGACCCGCGAGCTGACGGGCTACCTGCAGAGCAGCGGCGCCGAGGTCAACTATGGCCACGACGTCACCAACATCCACCGCGCAGCAGGCGGTGGATGGGATCTGTCCATCAAGCACCCCAAGTCAGGCGAACACGGCCGCATCCATGCCAAGTTCGTCTTCGTAGGAGCCGGCGGCGGTGCACTCCACCTGCTTCAGGCATCCGGCATCCCTGAAAGCAAAGGCTACGGCGGCTTCCCCGTCTCCGGCCAGTTCTTCCGCTGCACCGACGACGCCGTGACTTCCCAGCACAGTGCAAAGGTCTACGGCCAGGCTTCGGTCGGCGCGCCGCCAATGTCCGTCCCGCACCTGGACACCCGCTATGTGGACGGAAAACGCTCCCTCCTCTTCGGCCCGTACGCCGGGTTCTCCACCAACTTCCTGAAGACCTCCAGCTACCTGGACCTTCCGCTGTCCATCCGCCCGGGAAACATCATTCCCATGCTGGCCGTGGCCAAGGACAACATGGACCTCACCGCCTACCTCATCAAGGAGGTTGCCAAGCGGCACGAGGCCAAGGTTGAGGCCCTGCGCGAGTACTACCCTGAAGCATCCGGCGGCAATTGGGAACTGATCACCGCCGGTCAGCGTGTACAAATCATCAAGAAGCACCCACAGAAGGGTGGCGTGCTGCAGTTCGGCACCGAAGTCATCGCTTCCCGCGATGGTTCGATCGGCGCGCTGCTGGGCGCTTCTCCGGGCGCGTCCACCGCCGTGCCCATCATGATCGAACTGTTGCAGAAGTCCTTCCCCAAGAACTTCAAGGGTTGGCAGTCCAAACTCAAGGACATGATGCCGGGCTACGGCGTCAAGCTCAACGAGAATGCGGACCTGGCGGCCGAACTGGAAGCAAGCACTGCAAGGTCCCTGCAATTGGAAGTGGCTAACGCCATCCAAAGCTAG
- a CDS encoding efflux RND transporter permease subunit — translation MFRLAKLSLGNRALIALITVFAAVFGVITMGSLKQELIPSIEFPQITVVTSMPGASPEVVDKQLSQPLETALNSVEGLESTTSTSRNGVSQITMVFTYGSNLDRARNQIDRAISNAKRVLPADVEPQSIAGNISDFPIVYLAVSSDKPLSELNADLLRLSVPRLQKIDGVRGADVTGGSSQHILIQPRPADLATTGASVQSISNALKNNGTLVPVGTIEDQGKTLSLQLGSPVDSLDIIKGLPLAGAKTAATIGAVADVSIEDDAATSITRTNGKPTLALSVTKKPEGDTVAISHAVRDAVGPMEEELGNNATFTPVFDQAPFIEKSIKDLTTEGLLGLGFAVAVILVFLMSVRSTLVTAVSIPLSLLITFIGISATGYSLNILTLGALTIAIGRVVDDSIVVIENIKRHLSYGEHKLTAILTSIREVAGAITASTLTTVAVFLPIAFVGDLAGELFRPFALTVTIALLSSLLVSLTIVPVLAYWFLSSPGRGAEAQASAKEAARKAQEAEERSRLQRGYLPLLAKTQKHPVITLSAAALILVATIAVSPLLSTDLLGRSGENSMTVRQVLPAGTSLQATSDEASKIEESLKGIAGIKDVQVTSGNAQTGFAALTSTGSSNSTFTIVTDEKVNQTKLQDEVRAKLAGAPGKVTVGSQQGGFGTSSTVDITIRAANSADLQTASDAMVKAMEGVPGSSEVATNLASKQSVVQVRVDRAKAVAAGLTEEQVGAFLASTVSPIPAGTVRIETNDYPVQIGEGTRFTSIAAVRALQLPTARGGVALETIAAVEQVDTPVSITSSNGQRTAKVTVTPSGSNLGSVSAAVQERLAAVDLPAGVTATIGGATTQQAESFRQLGLALLAAIAIVYVIMVAAFKSLIQPLILLVSVPFAATGAVGLLLITGVPLGLPSLIGMLMLVGIVVTNAIVLIDLINQYRKPHDGSPGMNVADAITHGARRRLRPILMTALATVFALTPMALGLTGGGGFISQPLAIVVIGGLVSSTALTLVLVPVLYKLVEGRREKKDLLKALQDKSTAAPGDGPGGNGGSASGDFQDWTTGMIPRVTGRRAAHNPAE, via the coding sequence ATGTTCCGCTTGGCCAAACTGTCCCTGGGAAACCGGGCCCTGATCGCGCTGATCACCGTCTTTGCGGCGGTGTTCGGCGTGATCACCATGGGGTCGCTGAAGCAGGAACTCATTCCGTCCATCGAGTTCCCGCAGATCACCGTGGTGACCTCCATGCCGGGCGCTTCGCCGGAGGTTGTGGACAAGCAGTTGAGCCAGCCCCTGGAAACAGCTTTGAACAGCGTGGAGGGGCTTGAATCCACCACATCGACGTCCCGCAACGGCGTTTCACAGATCACTATGGTGTTCACGTACGGCTCCAACCTGGACCGGGCGCGGAACCAGATTGACCGGGCGATTTCCAATGCCAAACGCGTGCTGCCGGCCGACGTCGAGCCCCAGTCCATCGCCGGTAACATCAGCGACTTCCCGATTGTCTACTTGGCGGTGTCGTCGGACAAGCCGCTGAGCGAACTCAACGCCGACCTCCTTCGACTCAGCGTTCCCCGCCTGCAGAAGATCGACGGCGTCCGTGGCGCCGACGTGACCGGCGGCTCCAGCCAGCACATCCTGATCCAGCCCCGCCCCGCTGATCTGGCAACTACAGGGGCCTCTGTCCAGTCCATCAGCAATGCGCTCAAGAACAACGGCACGTTGGTCCCCGTGGGCACCATTGAGGACCAAGGCAAGACCCTTTCCCTCCAGCTCGGCAGCCCGGTGGATTCCCTGGACATCATCAAGGGACTCCCTTTGGCCGGCGCAAAAACGGCTGCAACCATTGGGGCTGTTGCCGATGTCAGCATCGAGGACGACGCCGCCACGTCCATCACCCGCACCAACGGCAAGCCCACATTGGCCCTGTCCGTCACCAAGAAGCCGGAAGGCGATACGGTGGCGATTTCGCACGCCGTGAGGGACGCCGTCGGCCCTATGGAGGAGGAACTCGGCAACAACGCGACTTTCACGCCGGTCTTCGACCAAGCTCCTTTCATTGAAAAGTCCATCAAGGACCTCACCACCGAAGGGCTCCTTGGCCTTGGCTTCGCCGTAGCTGTCATCCTGGTCTTCCTGATGTCCGTACGCTCAACGTTGGTCACGGCCGTCTCCATCCCGCTGTCCCTGCTGATCACCTTCATTGGCATCTCCGCCACGGGATACTCGCTGAATATCCTTACTTTGGGCGCCCTCACCATTGCGATCGGGCGGGTGGTTGACGATTCCATCGTGGTGATCGAGAACATCAAGCGGCATTTGAGCTACGGCGAACACAAGCTGACAGCCATCCTGACGTCCATCCGGGAAGTGGCCGGGGCCATCACGGCTTCCACCTTGACCACTGTGGCCGTATTCCTGCCCATCGCTTTCGTCGGCGACCTCGCCGGTGAGCTGTTCCGGCCCTTTGCCCTGACCGTAACCATTGCGTTGTTGTCATCACTGCTGGTTTCCCTGACAATCGTTCCGGTCCTGGCCTACTGGTTCCTTTCCTCGCCCGGAAGAGGCGCTGAGGCACAGGCATCCGCCAAGGAAGCCGCCCGGAAAGCCCAAGAGGCCGAGGAGCGCAGTCGCCTCCAGCGAGGCTACCTTCCTCTTCTCGCCAAGACGCAAAAGCATCCGGTTATCACCTTGTCGGCAGCAGCACTGATTCTGGTGGCCACCATCGCCGTCTCGCCCCTTCTGTCTACCGATCTGTTGGGCCGCTCCGGCGAGAACAGCATGACTGTGCGCCAAGTCCTTCCAGCGGGCACCAGCCTGCAGGCCACCAGCGATGAAGCCTCCAAGATTGAGGAGTCCCTCAAGGGCATTGCGGGCATCAAGGACGTGCAGGTCACTTCCGGAAACGCCCAGACCGGCTTCGCTGCACTCACTTCCACTGGTTCCTCCAACTCGACATTCACCATTGTCACTGACGAGAAAGTGAACCAAACCAAACTCCAGGATGAGGTTCGCGCCAAGCTGGCAGGGGCCCCCGGGAAGGTGACGGTGGGATCGCAGCAGGGCGGATTCGGGACATCCTCAACGGTGGATATCACCATCAGGGCCGCTAATTCCGCTGACCTGCAGACAGCAAGTGATGCCATGGTCAAGGCTATGGAAGGCGTTCCTGGGAGCTCGGAGGTCGCCACGAACCTTGCTTCCAAGCAGTCGGTGGTCCAGGTCCGTGTTGACCGGGCCAAGGCCGTGGCGGCAGGCCTGACGGAAGAACAAGTAGGAGCCTTCCTGGCCTCCACGGTCAGCCCCATTCCGGCCGGTACCGTTCGGATCGAGACCAACGACTACCCTGTGCAGATCGGTGAGGGCACGCGCTTTACCAGCATTGCCGCAGTTCGGGCACTCCAGCTTCCCACAGCCCGTGGCGGCGTGGCACTGGAGACGATTGCCGCCGTCGAGCAGGTTGACACCCCGGTGTCCATCACCAGCAGCAACGGGCAGCGAACCGCCAAAGTGACCGTGACGCCGTCCGGATCCAACCTGGGCAGTGTCAGCGCAGCGGTGCAGGAGCGGCTGGCGGCTGTGGACTTGCCTGCGGGGGTCACCGCCACCATCGGTGGTGCCACAACGCAGCAGGCGGAGTCTTTCCGGCAGCTTGGCTTGGCCCTGCTGGCGGCAATTGCCATCGTCTACGTGATCATGGTGGCCGCCTTCAAGTCCCTCATCCAGCCGCTCATCCTGTTGGTTTCTGTACCGTTCGCCGCGACCGGCGCCGTGGGACTGCTGTTGATCACCGGCGTTCCCTTGGGGCTGCCGTCACTGATCGGCATGCTGATGCTGGTGGGCATCGTGGTGACCAACGCCATTGTGTTGATCGACCTGATTAACCAATATCGCAAGCCACATGACGGCTCTCCGGGCATGAACGTTGCCGATGCCATCACACACGGTGCGCGCCGGCGCCTGCGGCCCATCCTCATGACCGCCTTGGCGACGGTGTTCGCCCTGACTCCCATGGCTTTAGGCCTTACTGGTGGCGGCGGCTTCATTTCCCAACCCCTGGCAATCGTGGTGATCGGTGGCTTGGTTTCGTCCACGGCCCTGACGTTGGTCCTGGTTCCGGTGCTCTACAAACTCGTGGAGGGGCGCCGGGAAAAGAAGGACCTGCTGAAGGCTTTGCAGGACAAGTCCACGGCTGCTCCCGGCGACGGACCCGGTGGGAACGGCGGCTCCGCATCGGGAGATTTCCAGGACTGGACCACGGGCATGATTCCACGCGTCACTGGCCGCCGTGCGGCCCATAATCCCGCAGAATAG
- a CDS encoding LLM class flavin-dependent oxidoreductase, with protein sequence MQIGVFSVSDITTDPTTGRTPTENERIKASVAIAKKVEEIGMDVYALGEHHNRPFFSSSPTTTLAYIAAQTERITLSTATTLITTNDPVKIAEDFAMLQHLSDGRVDLVLGRGNTAPVYPWFGKNIQDGIELAIENYSLLRKLWDEDTVNWSGKFRTPLQNFTSTPRPLDDVAPFVWHGSIRTPQIAEVAAYYGDGFFANNIFWPKEHYQQLIGLYRERYAHYGHGTPEQAIVGLGGQFFMRKNSQDAVKEFRPYFDNAPVYGHGPSLEDFTSQTPLTVGSPQEVIEKTLTFREAFGDYQRQLFLIDHAGLPLKTVLEQLDLFGEEVLPVLRKEYAAMKPANVPDAPTHASRVAAALEAKVSASATAGAGAAGQDA encoded by the coding sequence ATGCAGATCGGCGTATTCAGCGTCAGCGACATCACCACTGACCCCACCACGGGCCGCACGCCCACGGAAAACGAGCGCATCAAGGCCTCCGTCGCCATCGCCAAAAAGGTCGAAGAAATCGGCATGGATGTGTACGCCCTGGGCGAGCACCACAACCGGCCCTTCTTCTCCTCCTCCCCCACCACCACCCTGGCCTACATCGCAGCCCAGACCGAGCGCATCACGTTGTCCACGGCAACCACCCTGATCACCACCAATGATCCGGTCAAGATCGCCGAAGACTTCGCCATGCTCCAGCACCTCTCTGATGGCCGCGTGGACCTGGTGCTCGGTCGTGGCAACACAGCTCCGGTGTACCCCTGGTTCGGAAAGAACATCCAGGACGGCATCGAGCTGGCTATCGAGAACTACAGCCTGCTCCGCAAGCTGTGGGACGAGGACACCGTCAACTGGTCCGGCAAGTTCCGCACACCCCTGCAGAACTTCACCTCCACGCCGCGTCCGCTCGACGACGTCGCCCCCTTCGTGTGGCACGGTTCCATCCGCACGCCTCAGATCGCAGAAGTGGCCGCCTACTACGGCGACGGTTTCTTCGCCAACAACATCTTCTGGCCTAAGGAGCACTACCAGCAGCTGATCGGCCTGTACCGTGAGCGCTACGCACACTACGGCCACGGAACTCCGGAGCAGGCAATCGTTGGCTTGGGCGGACAGTTCTTCATGAGGAAGAACTCGCAGGACGCCGTGAAGGAATTCCGGCCATACTTCGACAACGCGCCCGTCTACGGGCACGGACCGTCCCTGGAGGACTTCACCTCGCAGACTCCCCTCACCGTGGGCAGCCCGCAGGAAGTCATCGAGAAGACGCTGACCTTCCGCGAGGCCTTCGGCGACTACCAGCGCCAGTTGTTCCTGATCGACCACGCCGGACTGCCGCTGAAGACCGTCCTGGAGCAGTTGGATCTCTTCGGCGAAGAGGTGTTGCCGGTTCTTCGAAAGGAGTACGCCGCCATGAAGCCTGCGAATGTGCCGGACGCACCCACGCACGCCTCACGGGTTGCCGCCGCGTTGGAGGCCAAGGTCAGCGCGTCCGCTACTGCTGGTGCTGGTGCTGCGGGGCAGGACGCCTGA